One Nyctibius grandis isolate bNycGra1 chromosome 26, bNycGra1.pri, whole genome shotgun sequence DNA window includes the following coding sequences:
- the CASC3 gene encoding LOW QUALITY PROTEIN: protein CASC3 (The sequence of the model RefSeq protein was modified relative to this genomic sequence to represent the inferred CDS: inserted 2 bases in 1 codon) → MADRRRQRASQDSEDDSDSAASDSADSAASAARSRSASGSRSGSGSPRSPHRSPRGTAGALSAGPRGRGAESAAGAAAKSAPESECESEDGIEGDAVLSDYESTGDSEAQEEDYSEEESAKVDLKQDSNDSCESVAKAEKGDEKLGSKGAVTGERQSGDGQESTEPVENKVGKKVPKHLDDDEDRKNPAYIPRKGLFFEHDLRGQTQEEEVRPKGRQRKLWKDEGRWEHDKFREDEQAPKTRQELIALYGYDIRSAPSPDDIKPRRMRKPRFGSPPQREPHWSNERPNKPPRHQGADSSSAPPRTFSSRASAGTGRMPPPRSYPRVGGYKETRPGYRASEASVQHLSRNGEQAKQESSYRAKRAEQTPPRDQSPEVEAAHVHSSPVKEEVALENQATAADAAQPPPDRPIEKKSYSRARRTRIKAGDAGKLADEAPAPEGLTALPPKPVQAETXPPPPAKSSDWESPVEPSLDGLEQEMTQMTLTEQNWTPGQSQFIQPRELRGIPNNMHMGTGPPPQFNRMEEMAVQGGRVKRYSSQRQRPPVPEPAPPMHISIVEGHYYDPLQFQGPIYTHSENPAPLPPQGMIVQPEMHLSHPGLHPHQPPAPMANPGLYPPPVSMPPGQPPPQQLLAPTYFSHPGVMNFGNPGYPYPPGALPPPPPPHLYSNTQGVQAQSQVYGGVTYYNTVQQQVQPKPSPPRRTSQPVTIKPPPPEDSKGEKSKERSNT, encoded by the exons ATGGCGGaccggcggcggcagcgcgccTCGCAGGACAGCGAGGACGACTCGGACTCGGCCGCCTCCGACAGCGCCGACTCGGCCGCCAGCGCTGCCCGCTCCCGCTCGGCATCCGGCTCCCGCTCGGGCTCCGGTTCGCCCCGGTCGCCTCACCGCTCGCCGCGGGGCACCGCCGGCGCCCTCAGCGCTgggccgcggggccgcggggccgagagcgctgccggggcggcggcCAAGAGCGCGCCCGAGTCCGAGTGT GAAAGCGAGGATGGCATCGAAGGAGACG CTGTACTCTCCGATTATGAAAGCACAGGAGACTCGGAG GCACAGGAAGAGGATTACAGCGAGGAGGAAAGTGCCAAAGTGGACCTGAAGCAGGATAGTAACGATTCCTGTGAGTCGGtggcaaaagcagagaaaggggATGAGAAACTTGGCTCCAAAGGTGCTGTAACTGGTGAGAGGCAAAGCGGGGATGGGCAG GAGAGCACTGAACCTGTTGAGAATAAAGTTGGGAAAAAAGTTCCCAAGCACCTGGACGACGACGAGGATCGGAAGAACCCGGCTTATATCCCACGCAAAGGGCTCTTCTTTGAGCATGACCTCCGAGGGCAGACGCAGGAGGAGGAGGTCAG GCCGAAGGGGCGTCAGCGGAAGCTGTGGAAGGACGAGGGCCGCTGGGAGCACGACAAATTCCGGGAGGACGAGCAGGCCCCCAAGACCAGGCAGGAGCTGATCGCGCTCTATGGCTACGACAtcaggtcagcccccagccccgaTGACATCAAGCCGAGGAGGATGCGCAAACCAAG gtttgGGAGTCCTCCTCAGCGAGAGCCACACTGGTCCAACGAGAGGCCAAACAAGCCTCCAAGGCACCAAGGTGCTGACAGCTCTTCGGCTCCCCCGCGAACCTTCAGCAGCAGGGCCTCCGCAGGTACGGGGAGGATGCCCCCGCCGAGGAGCTACCCGAGGGTGGGGGGCTACAAAGAGACCCGTCCAGGCTACCGAGCGTCGGAAGCAAGTGTCCAGCATCTGTCTCGGAACGGCGAGCAAGCGAAACAGGAGAGCAGCTACCGAGCAAAGCGTGCGGAGCAAACCCCGCCGAGAGATCAGTCACCCGAGGTGGAAGCAGCCCATGTCCACAGCAGCCCCGTGAAGGAGGAGGTTGCTCTGGAGAACCAAGCCACGGCTGCTGATGCTGCACAGCCACCGCCAGACAGACCAATTGAAAAGAAGTCTTATTCCCGGGCCAGAAGGACCAGAATCAAAGCTGGGGATGCAGGAAAGCTGGCAGATGAAGCACCCGCTCCAGAAGGGCTGACTGCTCTGCCTCCTAAACCTGTGCAAGCCGAGAc cccccccccgccagccAAGAGCAGTGACTGGGAGTCACCAGTAGAACCCAGCTTGGATGGACTCGAGCAAGAGATGACCCAAATGACTCTCACGGAGCAGAACTGGACTCCGGGGCAGTCGCAGTTCATCCAGCCCCGGGAGCTGAGGG GTATCCCCAACAATATGCACATGGGCACGGGGCCACCGCCTCAGTTCAACAGGATGGAGGAAATG GCGGTGCAGGGCGGGCGTGTGAAACGCTACTCGTCGCAGCGGCAGAGGCCGCCGGTGCCGGAGCCTGCCCCCCCCATGCACATCAGCATCGTGGAAGGGCACTACTACGACCCAC TACAATTCCAGGGACCAATCTACACCCACAGCGAGaacccggccccgctgccgccccaAGGGATGATCGTGCAGCCAGAAATGCACCTCTCTCATCCAG GTTTACACCCCCACCAGCCGCCAGCCCCCATGGCGAACCCTGGCCTGTACCCTCCACCGGTCTCCATGCCCCCGGGCCAGCCCCCGCCGCAGCAGCTGCTCGCACCAACTTACTTCTCCCATCCTGGAGTCATGAATTTTGGGAATCCTGGCTACCCCTACCCCCCGGGagcgctgcccccgccgccccctcctcACCTCTATTCCAACACGCAG GGGGTGCAGGCCCAGTCCCAGGTGTACGGAGGGGTCACGTACTACAACACTGTCCAGCAGCAAGTGCAGCCCAAGCCTTCTCCGCCTCGGAGGACGTCCCAGCCCGTGACCATCAAGCCACCACCTCCCGAG GACAGCAAAGGCGAAAAATCAAAGGAGAGGAGCAACACGTAG
- the NR1D1 gene encoding nuclear receptor subfamily 1 group D member 1 translates to MAAPEAGSTGGVISYVGSSGASPNRTSPVSLCSDSSNGSSQSGSQPFHTYFPPSPTGSLQDSRTYGGGSLAPREDGSPSSSSSSSSSSSSYGSSVNFPGVQQVPVDERRRSSPTKASSTVTKLNGMVLLCKVCGDVASGFHYGVHACEGCKGFFRRSIQQNIQYKKCLKNENCSIVRINRNRCQQCRFKKCLLVGMSRDAVRFGRIPKREKQRMLAEMQSAMSSVGSAPLAMGGPGEGPAAPGGGRPLPPGPPPLAPPACFSQFPQQLTPPRSPSPGGATEDVIAQVAKAHKEIFVYAHDKLGPPPACESGRLRWDAPPAWAPGPPEPRLCPPAYPEPPARGCPWPRGTKDVLPACPMNSHPPGRSGRSVQEIWEDFSLSFTPAVREVVEFAKHIPGFQALSQHDQVTLLKAGTFEVLMVRFASLFDVKEQTVTFMSRTKYSLEELWGMGMGDLLGSMFEFSEKLSALDLTDEELGLFTAVVLVSADRSGMEDTASVEQLQETLIRALRALVLKTHPAETSRFTKLLLKLPDLRTLNNLHSEKLLSFRIDAQ, encoded by the exons ATGGCCGCCCCCGAGGCCGGTAGCACAG GCGGCGTGATCAGCTACGTGGGCTCCAGCGGCGCCTCGCCCAACCGCACCAGCCCCGTCTCGCTCTGCAGCGACAGCTCCAACGGCAGCTCCCAGTCCGGCTCCCAGCCCTTCCACACCTACTTCCCCCCGTCGCCCACCGGCTCCCTCCAGGATTCCCGCACCTACGGCGGGGGCTCGCTGGCCCCTCGTGAGGACGGTTCcccttcatcatcctcctcctcatcctcctcctcctcatcgtACGGCTCCTCGGTGAACTTCCCCGGGGTGCAGCAGGTCCCCGTGGACGAGCGGCGCCGCAGCTCGCCCACCAAAGCCAGCAGCACCGTCACCA AGCTCAACGGGATGGTGCTGCTCTGCAAGGTCTGCGGGGACGTCGCCTCCGGCTTCCACTACGGCGTCCACGCCTGCGAGGGCTGCAAG GGCTTCTTCCGCCGCAGCATCCAGCAGAACATCCAGTACAAGAAGTGCCTCAAGAACGAGAACTGCTCCATCGTCCGCATCAACCGCAACCGCTGCCAGCAGTGCCGCTTCAAGAAGTGCCTGCTGGTCGGCATGTCCCGCGACG ccgtGCGCTTCGGGCGCATCCCCAAGCGGGAGAAGCAGCGGATGCTGGCGGAGATGCAGAGCGCCATGAGCAGCGTGGGCAGCGCGCCGCTGGCGATGGGCGGCCCCGGCGAGGGTCCGGCGGCGCCGGGTGGGGgccgcccgctgccccccggccccccgccgctCGCCCCCCCCGCCTGCTTCTCGCAGTTCCCCCAGCAGCTGACGCCCCCCCGCtcgcccagccccgggggggccaCCGAGGACGTCATCGCGCAGGTGGCCAAGGCCCACAAGGAGATCTTCGTCTACGCGCACGACAAGCTGGGGCCCCCCCCGGCCTGCGAGAGCGGCCGCCTGCGCTGGGACGCGCCCCCCGCCTGGGCGCCTGGCCCCCCCGagccccggctctgccccccCGCCtaccccgagccccccgcgcGGGGCTGCCCCTGGCCCCGTGGCACCAAGGACGTCCTGCCG GCCTGCCCCATGAACAGCCACCCGCCGGGCCGCAGCGGGCGCTCGGTGCAGGAGATCTGGGAGGATTTCTCCCTCAGCTTCACCCCCGCCGTCCGCGAGGTGGTCGAGTTCGCCAAGCACATTCCCGGCTTCCAGGCCCTCTCCCAGCACGACCAGGTCACCCTGCTCAAGGCCGGCACCTTCGAG GTGCTGATGGTGCGCTTCGCCTCGCTGTTCGACGTGAAGGAGCAGACGGTGACGTTCATGAGCCGCACCAAGTACAGCCTGGAGGAGCTGTGGGGCATGGGCATGGGCGACCTGCTCGGCTCCATGTTCGAGTTCAGCGAGAAGCTCAGCGCCCTCGACCTCACCGACGaggagctggggctcttcaCCGCCGTCGTCCTCGTCTCGGCAG ACCGCTCGGGCATGGAGGACACGGCGTCggtggagcagctgcaggagacGCTGATCCGCGCCCTGCGCGCCCTCGTGCTCAAGACGCACCCGGCCGAGACGTCGCGGTTCACCAAGCTGCTGCTCAAGCTGCCCGACCTGCGCACCCTCAACAACCTCCACTCCGAGAAGCTCCTCTCCTTCCGCATCGACGCCCAGTAG
- the RAPGEFL1 gene encoding LOW QUALITY PROTEIN: rap guanine nucleotide exchange factor-like 1 (The sequence of the model RefSeq protein was modified relative to this genomic sequence to represent the inferred CDS: deleted 1 base in 1 codon), whose protein sequence is MKPLEKLLKKPGSHLPARPAAAPAAAPGHGSAPAPRRQSLSRSPASPEEPAGPAGPQPGGEGRWLELRPPEAPLRSPEEPSPGGDRDREPPSPEPPPAARCCCGCGCGPAAPAPPERLLAALLERLPAAGAHGRGCGAESLLDDIVLTHSLFLPTERFLQQLHQHFVLAAGSPPGRWDEGAGLRRKRAVLAVLLRFLETYKGLLQEEESAGKVIKELYLLIMKDTSLYHDLEDEILQLHQLVETVELKVADETPPPNKQVKPLFRHFRRIDSCLQTRVAFRGSDEIFCRVYMPDHSYVTIRSRLSASVQDILASVTEKLQYSEEQGTREDALILVTMASSGEKAVLQPSEECVFTTLGINSHLFACTRDTFDTLVPLPEEIQVVPGDTEIHRAEPEDIATHLTAFHWELFRCVHELEFVDYVFHGERGRRETANLELLLQRCSEVQHWVGTELLLCEALGKRAHLLKKLIKIAAICKQNQDMLSFYAIIIGLNNAAVSRLRLTWEKLPGKFKNLFRKFENLTDPCRNHKTYREVLAKMKPPLIPFVPLILKDLTFLHEGSKTLLDGLVNVEKLHCIADKVRTIRKYRSRPLCLEPEPPPSQLQTKAYVRQLRVIDNQNLLFELSYKLEPGGQ, encoded by the exons ATGAAGCCGCTGGAGAAGTTGCTGAAGAAGCCGGGCTCGCacctgcccgcccgccccgccgccgcacCGGCAGCGGCACCGGGGCACGGATCGGCACCGGCGCCGCGGCGGCAGAGCCTGTCGCGCTCGCCCGCCTCCCCCGAGGagccggcggggccggcggggccgcAGCCGGGGGGCGAGGGCCGGTGGCTGGAGCTGCGGCCGCCCGAGgcgccgctccgctcccccGAGGAGCCGTCCCCGGGCGGCGACCGCGACCGGGAGCCACCGAGCCCCgagccgccgcccgccgcccgctgctgctgcggctgcggctgcggccccgccgcgcccgcgcCCCCCGAGCGGCTCCTGGCCGCGCTCCTCGAGCGGCTGCCGGCGGCG GGTGCGCACGGCCGCGGCTGCGGAGCAG AGTCGCTGCTGGACGACATCGTGCTCACGCACTCGCTCTTCCTGCCCACCGAGCgcttcctgcagcagctgcaccagCA CTTCGTGCTGGCGgcgggcagccccccggggcgCTGGGACGAGGGGGCCGGGCTGCGGCGCAAGCGGGCAGTGCTGGCCGTGCTGCTGCGCTTCCTCGAGACCTAcaaggggctgctgcaggaggaggagagcgcCGGGAAGGTCATCAAG gAGCTCTACCTGCTCATCATGAAGGACACGTCCCTCTACCACGACCTGGAGGACGAGATCCTGCAGCTGCACCAGCTCGTGGAGACCGTGGAGCTCAA GGTGGCCGACGAGACGCCCCCCCCGAACAAGCAGGTGAAGCCGCTGTTCAGGCACTTCCGCCGCATCGACTCGTGCCTGCAGACGCGCGTGGCCTTCCGGGGCTCCGACGAGA TCTTCTGCCGCGTGTACATGCCCGACCACTCGTACGTCACCATCCGCAGCCGCCTCTCGGCCTCGGTGCAGGACATCCTGGCCTCCGTCACCGAGAAGCTGCAGTACTCGGAGGAGCAGGGCACCCGCGAGGACGCCCTCATCCTCGTCACCATGGCCTCGTCCGGAG AGAAGGCGGTGCTGCAGCCCAGCGAGGAGTGCGTCTTCACCACCCTGGGCATCAACAGCCACCTCTTCGCCTGCACCAGGGACACCTTCGACACCCTG GTGCCGCTGCCCGAGGAGATCCAGGTGGTCCCGGGGGACACGGAGATCCACCGCGCCGAGCCCGAGGACATCGCCACCCACCTCACCGCCTTCCACTGGGAGCTCTTCCGCTGTGTCCACGAG CTGGAGTTCGTGGATTACGTGTTCcacggggagcggggccggcgcgAGACGGCCaacctggagctgctgctgcagcggTGCAGCGAGGTGCAGCACTGGGTGGGCacggagctgctgctctgcgaGGCGCTGGGCAAGCGCGCCCACCTCCTCAAGAAGCTCATCAAGATCGCTGCCAT atGCAAGCAGAACCAGGACATGCTCTCCTTCTACGCCATCATCATCGGGCTCAACAACGCTGCTGTCAGCCGCCTGCGCCTCACCTGGGAG AAGCTCCCGGGGAAATTCAAGAACCTGTTTCGGAAGTTTGAGAACCTGACG gacccctgcAGGAACCACAAGACCTACCGGGAGGTGCTGGCCAAGATGAAACCCCCCCTCATCCCCTTCGTGCCGCTCATCCTCAAAG ATCTGACCTTCCTGCACGAAGGGAGCAAGACCCTCCTGGACGGGCTGGTCAACGTGGAGAAACTG CACTGCATCGCTGACAAAGTGAG
- the MSL1 gene encoding LOW QUALITY PROTEIN: male-specific lethal 1 homolog (The sequence of the model RefSeq protein was modified relative to this genomic sequence to represent the inferred CDS: deleted 1 base in 1 codon), with product MRSTAFRAAEPPRGGQQEEEEEEEEGTAPHRPPPRRPREPPPLGAHKGRGGGVAAAAEQQQQQRWAGLVPLAAGKQAAAGDAGARPRYQAVLPGRGAGEGAAGPGAGPGPTEPGPPPPPPPPAPPPPPPAEGKWKSGSRRGAMGAGGGSPGQAACLRQILLLQLDLIEQQQQQLQAKERQIEELKAERDTLLARIERMERRVQLVKKDSEREKHRIFQGFEVDEKAEAEACEKLPLECPQDLLEPPPTLQPKHFPYGRNGKGHKRKPTFGSAERKTPVKKLVSEFSKVKSKTPKHSPGKEESGGSLSETVCKRELRSQETPEKPRSLLETPLRASAPPKGPGAHPKEKGFFSSEADDLPYLSTTEMYLCRWHQPPPSPLPLREPSPKKEETVAIPSWRDHVVEPLRDPNPSDILENLDDSVFSKRHAKLELDEKRRKRWDIQRIREQRILQRLQLRMYKRKGIQESEPEVTSFFPEPDDVESLLITPYLPVVAFGRPLPKLTPQNFELPWLDERSRCRLEMQKKQTPHRTCRK from the exons ATGAGGTCTACCGCTTTCCGGGCGGCCGAGCCGCCGCggggggggcagcaggaggaggaggaggaggaggaggagggcaccGCGCCgcaccgcccgccgccccgccggccccgggagccgccgccgctggGGGCACACaagggccgcggcggcggggtggcggcggcggccgagcagcagcagcagcagcgctggGCCGGGCTGGTGCCGCTGGCCGCCGGGAAGCAGGCCGCCGCGGGGGATGCCGGCGCCCGGCCGCGCTACCAGGCGGTGCTGCCCGGGCGCGGCGCCGGGgagggcgcggcggggccgggagcggggccggggcccaCCGAACCgggccctcctcctcctccacctcctcctgctccgccgccgccgccgcccgccgagGGCAAGTGGAAGAGCGGTTCGCGGCGCGGCGCGATGGGGGCCGGCGGGGGCTCGCCGGGGCAGGCGGCCTGTCTGCGGCAGatcctgctgctccagctggaccTCAtcgagcagcagcagcagcagctgcaggccaAGGAGCGGCAGATCGAGGAGCTCAAGGCCGAGCGGGACACG CTCCTGGCGCGGATCGAGCGCATGGAAAGGCGGGTGCAGCTGGTGAAGAAGGACAGCGAGCGGGAGAAGCACCGCATCTTCCAGGGCTTCGAGGTGGACGAGAAGGCGGAGGCGGAGGCGTGCGAGAAGCTGCCGCTGGAGTGTCCCCAGGACCTGCTGGAG CCCCCCCCGACCCTGCAGCCCAAGCACTTCCCCTACGGCAGGAACGGGAAGGGGCACAAAAG GAAGCCGACGTTTGGGAGTGCGGAGAGGAAGACGCCCGTTAAAAAACTGGTGTCCGAGTTCTCGAAGGTGAAGAGTAAAACTCCGAAGCACTCCCCGGGGAAGGAGGAATCGGGCGGCTCCTTGTCCGAAACTGTTTGTAAACGAGAACTGCGGAGCCAAGAGACTCCGGAAAAACCCAGGTCGCTCCTGGAGACGCCGCTGCGAGCCTCGGCCCCGCCGAAGGGCCCCGGCGCCCACCCCAAGGagaagggcttcttcagcaGCGAGGCGGACGACCTGCCCTATCTCTCAACCACGGAAATGTACTTGTGCCGCTGGCACCAGCCGCCCCCGTCGCCGCTGCCGTTGCGGGAGCCCTCCCCAAAGAAGGAGGAGACTGTAGCAA TTCCGTCTTGGAGGGACCATGTTGTGGAGCCCCTGAGAGACCCCAACCCCTCGGACATCCTGGAG AACCTGGACGACAGCGTCTTTTCCAAACGGCACGCGAAGCTGGAGCTGGACGAGAAACGAAGGAAAAG GTGGGACATCCAGCGGATCAGGGAACAGAGAATTCTACAGCGGCTGCAGCTCCGAATGTACAAAAGGAAAGGGATCCAGGAGTCGGAGCCTGAAGTTACCTCATTTTTCCCTGAGCCAGACGATG TGGAAAGCTTGCTCATCACCCCGTACCTGCCCGTCGTCGCCTTTGGCCGGCCCTTACCAAAACTGACCCCACA GAACTTCGAGCTGCCCTGGCTGGACGAGCGCAGCCGCTGCCGGCTGGAGATGCAGAAGAAGCAGACGCCGCACCGGACCTGCCGGAAATAG